One genomic window of Boudabousia tangfeifanii includes the following:
- a CDS encoding DNA gyrase/topoisomerase IV subunit B, whose protein sequence is MQQKSEEYTARHLSVLEGLEAVRKRPGMYIGSTDHRGLMHCVWEIIDNAIDEALEGHCSEILVTLHPDHSVSVADNGRGIPIDTVKSVGLSGVEVVFTKLHAGGKFGGGSYSSSGGLHGVGASVVNALSARLDVEVDRGGKTYGMSFRRGEPGVFDDANGRTPNSPFTPFTESSELKVVGKAKRGKTGTRVRFWADYQIFSKDVEFDWETLVARARQSSFLVPGLKLIVRDERQEPALQEELLHEGGVVDFVDFLAKDGPVTDTWRLQGQGEYQETVQQLDDGGHLKAVELTRTCEVECALRWGIGYDTKVQSFVNIIATPKGGTHIQGFEQALLKVLRAQVDKNARKLKVTAKDGRIEKDDILAGLTAVVTVRLPEPQFEGQTKEILGTPQVRQVVNKVITDALKEQLTSKKRDDKQQASNLLEKIVGEMKARQSARLHKEISRRKNALETSSLPAKLADCRTNEVADSELFIVEGDSALGTAKLARSSEFQALFPIRGKILNVQKASTADMLANAECSAIIQVIGAGSGRTFNLEAARYGKVILMTDADVDGAHIRTLLLTLFFRYMRPLVEAGRVYAAVPPLHRVELSATGRKKKEYVYTYSEEELNTLLKKLARSGRKYKEPIQRYKGLGEMDADQLAETTMDPAGRMLRRITLADEAALAKAEDTFELLMGSVVAPRKEFIVNGANQLELADIDV, encoded by the coding sequence GTGCAGCAAAAGAGTGAAGAATATACCGCTAGACACCTTTCCGTCTTAGAAGGTCTAGAAGCAGTTCGAAAACGTCCTGGGATGTATATCGGTTCTACCGATCATCGTGGGTTGATGCACTGTGTCTGGGAAATCATCGATAACGCCATCGATGAAGCCTTAGAAGGACATTGCTCAGAAATACTTGTTACTTTACACCCAGATCATTCGGTCTCTGTAGCTGATAATGGTCGCGGTATTCCGATCGATACCGTTAAATCAGTTGGTCTTAGCGGTGTCGAAGTCGTCTTCACTAAACTTCACGCTGGCGGTAAATTCGGTGGGGGCTCCTATTCGTCCTCGGGTGGTCTACATGGGGTTGGCGCCTCGGTAGTGAACGCTCTTTCAGCTCGTCTTGATGTGGAAGTAGATCGTGGGGGCAAAACCTACGGCATGTCTTTCCGCCGCGGTGAGCCAGGAGTATTTGATGACGCCAATGGGCGCACCCCAAATTCGCCATTCACTCCCTTTACTGAAAGCTCAGAGCTAAAGGTTGTAGGCAAAGCTAAACGGGGTAAAACAGGTACCCGAGTGCGATTTTGGGCTGATTACCAGATCTTCTCCAAGGACGTAGAATTCGACTGGGAGACATTGGTGGCTAGAGCCCGTCAGTCGTCCTTCCTGGTGCCCGGCCTAAAACTAATCGTTCGCGATGAACGCCAAGAGCCAGCTTTGCAAGAAGAACTTTTGCATGAAGGCGGAGTCGTCGATTTCGTTGATTTCCTAGCTAAAGATGGCCCAGTTACCGATACTTGGCGACTCCAAGGACAAGGTGAATATCAAGAGACCGTTCAGCAACTTGATGATGGGGGACATCTAAAAGCGGTAGAACTAACTAGAACCTGCGAAGTTGAATGCGCCCTGCGTTGGGGAATCGGCTATGACACGAAAGTACAGTCCTTCGTAAATATTATCGCCACCCCAAAGGGCGGCACTCATATCCAAGGTTTCGAACAAGCACTACTAAAGGTGCTCCGGGCACAGGTAGATAAAAACGCTCGAAAGCTGAAAGTAACGGCTAAAGATGGCCGGATTGAAAAGGACGATATCCTTGCCGGTCTTACTGCCGTGGTAACGGTGCGTTTGCCAGAACCACAATTTGAAGGCCAGACCAAGGAAATTCTCGGTACTCCGCAGGTTCGTCAAGTTGTAAATAAAGTCATCACAGATGCCTTAAAAGAACAACTAACCAGTAAAAAGCGCGACGATAAGCAACAGGCGTCAAACTTGCTGGAAAAGATCGTCGGTGAAATGAAAGCCCGGCAATCAGCTCGCTTACACAAAGAGATTTCGCGGCGGAAAAACGCCCTCGAAACATCTTCTTTGCCGGCTAAATTGGCGGATTGTCGCACTAACGAAGTTGCTGATTCAGAACTTTTCATTGTGGAAGGTGACTCGGCGCTGGGTACTGCAAAACTGGCGCGTTCAAGTGAATTCCAGGCTCTTTTCCCGATTCGAGGAAAGATTTTGAATGTGCAAAAAGCATCGACTGCCGATATGTTGGCAAATGCTGAATGTTCTGCAATTATTCAGGTCATCGGTGCCGGTTCTGGACGTACCTTTAATCTAGAGGCGGCACGTTATGGCAAAGTGATTCTAATGACCGATGCTGACGTGGATGGAGCCCACATTAGAACTTTGCTCTTGACGCTTTTCTTCCGTTACATGCGTCCTTTGGTAGAAGCTGGCCGCGTATACGCTGCAGTACCTCCACTACACCGCGTGGAACTTTCAGCCACTGGTCGGAAAAAGAAAGAATACGTTTACACCTATTCGGAAGAAGAACTTAACACCTTGTTGAAGAAACTGGCTCGGTCTGGACGAAAGTACAAGGAGCCAATTCAACGATACAAGGGTCTAGGTGAAATGGATGCCGACCAACTTGCAGAGACCACCATGGATCCCGCAGGAAGAATGTTGCGGCGCATTACCTTGGCTGATGAAGCTGCCTTAGCCAAAGCTGAAGATACCTTCGAACTATTGATGGGATCAGTGGTGGCCCCTCGTAAGGAATTTATTGTCAATGGGGCTAACCAGCTTGAACTTGCAGATATTGACGTCTAG
- a CDS encoding DUF7455 domain-containing protein, which produces MTEEKTIATAPEPETTLSSLDRCDACGAQAYVRVQVGATGQLLFCAHHARKHAPVLTEVAQIIEDQSDLLTASNH; this is translated from the coding sequence ATGACTGAAGAAAAAACTATTGCAACTGCTCCTGAACCAGAGACCACTTTAAGCTCTTTGGATCGTTGCGATGCTTGTGGGGCTCAGGCCTACGTCCGCGTTCAAGTTGGAGCGACCGGACAGCTTCTCTTTTGCGCTCACCATGCCCGTAAGCACGCTCCGGTTCTTACTGAAGTTGCTCAGATTATTGAAGATCAATCAGATTTGTTAACTGCTTCAAACCACTAA